One genomic window of Arthrobacter sp. KBS0703 includes the following:
- a CDS encoding PucR family transcriptional regulator, whose translation MAISLAALLAVHSLGLKKAGLAETTSHQDIHWVAVTEQEDPQRFLNGGELVLTTGMRLRSAPEQRRFVRQVQRAGAVGIGFGVGLTHDAVPPALIAEANRWGLPVVEVPYETPFIAIGKLVADAQSADHYSKLERLIAGHQILARALLTGGGLADLLRHLGGMLRTDIVLTQFTAQLYNSTAEAPSADSWASYPIPTGRRDACTLWVKQPFEDSGIVGYAQNLISVELNNMVKQRQAERALCGQVLEDVIHGKLDPSEATRRLAGTGINSTRKNVVILAGSEAHHKQLVTSSLPRAFEKAVTAVVGKDLITVIPDDGRGATALAKSLSDHLAEAGIHATIGIGGAYTKPNGLRWSYFEARDAASHGLPVNEPERLSLTSLLLASEDVPLADMANESLTPLRTFDAAHGAELMATLESYLNNNGSVAAVAEALTLHRNTVRYRLAQITELTGYDPSVTADRVQLWLALAVARLGARHA comes from the coding sequence ATGGCAATTTCCCTGGCGGCGCTGCTCGCCGTGCACTCCCTGGGGCTCAAGAAAGCCGGACTGGCCGAGACCACGTCCCACCAGGACATCCACTGGGTGGCGGTCACCGAGCAGGAGGATCCGCAGCGTTTCCTCAACGGCGGCGAACTGGTGCTCACCACCGGCATGCGGCTGCGCAGCGCCCCGGAGCAGCGGCGCTTCGTCCGGCAGGTCCAGCGCGCCGGCGCGGTGGGGATCGGGTTCGGCGTGGGGCTGACGCACGACGCCGTTCCGCCGGCCCTGATCGCCGAAGCGAACCGCTGGGGCCTGCCCGTTGTTGAAGTCCCGTATGAGACGCCTTTCATCGCCATCGGCAAGCTTGTGGCCGACGCACAGTCGGCCGACCATTACTCGAAGCTGGAGCGGCTCATAGCCGGTCACCAGATCCTGGCCCGGGCCCTCCTCACCGGCGGCGGCCTGGCCGATCTCCTCCGGCATCTGGGCGGAATGCTGCGTACGGACATTGTCCTGACCCAGTTCACGGCCCAGCTCTATAACAGCACCGCCGAGGCGCCGTCGGCGGATTCCTGGGCGTCGTATCCGATTCCCACCGGCCGCCGGGACGCGTGCACGCTCTGGGTGAAGCAGCCGTTCGAGGATTCGGGCATCGTGGGATACGCCCAGAACCTGATCAGCGTGGAGCTCAACAACATGGTGAAGCAGCGCCAGGCCGAGCGGGCACTCTGCGGCCAGGTGCTGGAGGACGTGATTCACGGAAAGCTGGACCCGAGCGAGGCCACCCGCCGGCTCGCCGGAACGGGCATCAACAGCACCCGCAAGAACGTGGTGATCCTGGCAGGCTCCGAGGCGCACCACAAGCAGCTGGTTACCTCATCGCTGCCGCGGGCCTTCGAAAAGGCGGTGACCGCCGTCGTCGGGAAGGACCTGATTACGGTGATTCCCGACGACGGCCGCGGCGCCACGGCGCTGGCCAAGAGCCTCAGCGACCACCTGGCCGAGGCCGGCATTCACGCGACGATCGGGATCGGCGGCGCCTACACGAAACCCAACGGGCTGCGCTGGAGCTACTTCGAGGCGCGCGACGCCGCGAGCCACGGGCTCCCTGTCAACGAGCCCGAACGGCTCAGCCTGACGTCCCTGCTGCTCGCGAGCGAGGACGTGCCGCTCGCGGACATGGCCAACGAATCGCTGACTCCCCTCCGGACCTTCGATGCCGCCCACGGCGCCGAGCTGATGGCCACGCTGGAGAGCTACCTGAACAACAACGGCTCGGTGGCGGCCGTGGCCGAGGCCCTCACGCTGCACAGGAACACGGTCCGGTACCGGCTCGCGCAGATCACCGAACTCACCGGCTACGACCCCTCGGTTACCGCCGACCGCGTTCAGCTGTGGCTGGCGCTGGCCGTCGCGCGGCTCGGGGCCAGGCACGCCTGA
- a CDS encoding gamma-aminobutyraldehyde dehydrogenase — protein sequence MVQTLQNFINGEFVTPAGTGLLDIVNPTNGEVVAKSPISVAEDVDAAMAAAKDAFKTWKHTTPGQRQLMLLKLADAIEANSDELVEAQHRNTGQVRSLIASEEVAAGADQLRFFAGAARILEGKSAGEYFEGHTSFVRREPIGVVAQVAPWNYPFLMAIWKIGPALAAGNTVVLKPSDTTPESTLVLAKLAKDIFPAGVLNVILGTGETGSMMVEHKVPGLVSITGSVRAGIAVASGAAKGLKRAHLELGGKAPAIVFKDADIKKSAAAIAEFAFFNAGQDCTAITRVLVEDSVHDDVVAAMVEHTKTLHTGSQNDEDNYFGPLNNVNHFKAVTSVVEHLPENCRIETGGHRAGDKGFFFEPTIITGAKQTDDIVQKETFGPVITVQKFSTEQEAVELANDVDYALASSVWTSDHGTAMRLSRDLDFGAVWINTHILLTAEMPHGGFKQSGYGKDLSMYGVEDYTRIKHVMSALDA from the coding sequence GTGGTTCAAACCTTGCAGAACTTCATCAACGGCGAATTCGTCACGCCCGCCGGCACCGGACTGCTTGACATCGTGAATCCGACCAACGGTGAAGTGGTGGCCAAGTCGCCCATCTCTGTCGCGGAGGATGTCGACGCCGCCATGGCGGCCGCCAAGGACGCCTTCAAGACCTGGAAGCACACCACGCCCGGCCAGCGGCAGCTCATGCTCCTCAAGCTTGCGGACGCCATCGAGGCCAACAGCGACGAACTCGTCGAGGCGCAGCACCGCAACACCGGGCAGGTCCGTTCGCTGATCGCGTCCGAGGAAGTTGCCGCCGGCGCCGACCAGCTCCGCTTCTTCGCCGGCGCAGCCCGCATCCTCGAAGGAAAGTCGGCCGGCGAGTACTTCGAAGGCCACACCTCCTTCGTGCGCCGCGAGCCCATCGGCGTCGTGGCCCAGGTGGCACCGTGGAACTACCCGTTCCTCATGGCCATCTGGAAGATCGGCCCCGCGCTCGCCGCCGGCAACACCGTGGTCCTCAAGCCCTCTGACACCACGCCGGAATCCACCCTGGTGCTGGCAAAGCTGGCCAAGGACATCTTCCCGGCCGGCGTCCTGAACGTCATCCTCGGCACCGGCGAAACCGGCTCCATGATGGTGGAGCACAAGGTCCCCGGCCTCGTGTCCATCACCGGCTCCGTCCGCGCCGGCATCGCCGTGGCATCCGGTGCCGCGAAGGGCCTCAAGCGCGCCCATTTGGAGCTCGGTGGCAAGGCCCCGGCCATCGTCTTCAAGGACGCCGACATCAAGAAGAGTGCGGCGGCCATCGCCGAGTTCGCCTTCTTCAACGCCGGCCAGGACTGCACCGCCATCACCCGCGTGCTGGTCGAGGACTCGGTGCACGACGACGTGGTGGCAGCCATGGTGGAGCACACCAAGACCCTGCACACCGGTTCGCAGAACGACGAAGACAACTACTTCGGCCCGCTGAACAACGTCAACCACTTCAAGGCGGTCACGTCCGTGGTGGAGCACCTGCCGGAGAACTGCCGGATCGAGACCGGCGGCCACCGCGCCGGCGACAAGGGCTTCTTCTTCGAGCCCACCATCATCACCGGCGCCAAGCAGACCGATGACATCGTGCAGAAGGAAACCTTCGGCCCGGTCATCACCGTGCAGAAGTTCAGCACGGAGCAGGAAGCCGTGGAGCTGGCCAACGACGTCGACTACGCCCTGGCGTCCAGCGTCTGGACATCCGACCACGGCACGGCCATGCGGCTCAGCCGGGACCTCGACTTCGGCGCGGTCTGGATCAACACCCACATCCTGCTCACCGCCGAGATGCCCCATGGCGGGTTCAAGCAGTCCGGCTACGGCAAGGACCTCTCCATGTACGGCGTCGAGGACTACACACGCATCAAGCACGTCATGAGCGCGCTGGACGCATAA
- the gabT gene encoding 4-aminobutyrate--2-oxoglutarate transaminase: MTTTASEITYRLEQKRRVQADFPGPKSVALTERRKAVVAAGVASSVPVYVADADGGIIHDVDGNSFIDLGSGIAVTSVGASDPAVVGAVKEAVEHFTHTCFMVTPYEGYVAVAEQLNRLTPGDHEKRTVLFNSGAEAVENAVKVARLATGRDAVVAFDHAYHGRTNLTMALTAKAMPYKTNFGPFAPEVYRMPMSYPYREENPSITGAEAAKRAITMIEKQIGGDSVAAIIIEPIQGEGGFIVPADGFLPAIAAWAKEKGIVFIADEVQSGFCRTGEWFAVNHEGVVPDIITMAKGIAGGMPLSAITGRADLLDAVHPGGLGGTYGGNPVACAAALASIGSMKEYNLNARAKHIEELALGRLRELAGELPGGTDGSVIGDIRGRGAMLAIELVQAGSKEPNPELTKAVAAACLKEGVIILTCGTYGNVIRLLPPLVISDELLTDGLDVLAAAIKANA, from the coding sequence ATGACCACCACCGCAAGCGAAATCACCTACCGTCTCGAGCAGAAGCGGCGCGTCCAGGCCGACTTCCCGGGCCCCAAGTCCGTGGCACTGACCGAACGCCGCAAGGCAGTGGTTGCCGCCGGTGTCGCCTCCAGCGTTCCGGTGTACGTCGCGGACGCCGACGGCGGCATCATCCACGACGTCGACGGCAACTCCTTCATCGACCTCGGCTCGGGCATCGCCGTGACGAGCGTCGGCGCGTCCGATCCCGCCGTCGTCGGCGCCGTGAAGGAGGCGGTGGAGCACTTCACCCACACCTGCTTCATGGTCACGCCGTACGAAGGCTACGTCGCGGTCGCCGAGCAGCTGAACCGCCTCACCCCGGGCGACCACGAGAAGCGCACCGTCCTCTTCAACTCCGGTGCGGAGGCCGTGGAAAACGCCGTCAAGGTGGCGCGGCTCGCAACGGGACGGGACGCCGTCGTCGCGTTTGACCACGCGTACCACGGCCGCACCAACCTGACCATGGCGCTGACCGCCAAGGCCATGCCGTACAAGACCAACTTCGGCCCGTTCGCCCCCGAGGTCTACCGCATGCCCATGAGCTACCCGTACCGCGAGGAAAACCCCTCGATCACGGGTGCGGAGGCCGCCAAGCGCGCCATCACCATGATCGAGAAGCAGATCGGCGGCGATTCGGTCGCCGCGATCATCATCGAACCGATCCAGGGCGAGGGCGGCTTCATCGTCCCGGCCGACGGCTTCCTGCCGGCAATCGCCGCGTGGGCCAAGGAAAAGGGCATCGTCTTCATCGCGGACGAGGTCCAGTCCGGCTTCTGCCGCACCGGCGAGTGGTTCGCCGTGAATCACGAAGGTGTTGTCCCGGACATCATCACCATGGCCAAGGGGATCGCCGGCGGCATGCCGCTGTCCGCGATCACCGGCCGGGCCGACCTGCTCGACGCCGTCCACCCGGGCGGCCTCGGCGGAACCTACGGCGGCAACCCGGTGGCGTGCGCCGCGGCGCTGGCGTCCATCGGATCGATGAAGGAATACAACCTCAACGCCCGGGCGAAGCACATCGAGGAACTGGCGCTGGGCCGCCTCCGCGAGCTTGCCGGCGAGCTTCCCGGCGGCACCGACGGCTCCGTGATCGGCGACATCCGCGGCCGCGGCGCGATGCTGGCCATCGAGCTGGTCCAGGCCGGGTCCAAGGAGCCCAACCCGGAGCTCACCAAGGCCGTGGCGGCCGCCTGCCTCAAGGAAGGCGTCATCATCCTGACCTGCGGCACCTACGGCAACGTCATCCGCCTGCTGCCCCCGCTGGTCATCAGCGACGAGCTCCTGACGGACGGCCTCGACGTACTGGCCGCGGCCATCAAGGCCAACGCGTAG
- a CDS encoding universal stress protein, producing MRYVVGYTPTERGADAVALASSMAMAQGAQLDLVYAVKKGAPSAAEQEVQTAERQGLGQVPEGLEVNFHVREGESSAGGLIDAAVEFKAGLIVVGAASNGLFKRYSVGSVANALLHASPVPVALAPRGYQRKAPVTRLTLAVGRRAGADAAIDVAIDSAKRRGVPLRLVSLVELDAAGDAGEAVNAAHIHANTVLADAAGKLPGGHGASVIVAHGRTIEEAIDGLEWDEGEVLIVGSSRLAQKNRMFLGSTANKVLRALPVPMVVVPRDYERVGPAHEL from the coding sequence ATGCGATACGTAGTCGGCTACACACCCACCGAGCGCGGCGCGGACGCCGTCGCCCTGGCCTCATCCATGGCGATGGCCCAGGGAGCACAGCTGGACCTTGTCTATGCCGTGAAGAAGGGCGCCCCGAGCGCCGCCGAGCAGGAGGTGCAGACGGCCGAACGGCAGGGGCTCGGCCAGGTTCCCGAGGGGCTCGAGGTCAACTTCCATGTCCGGGAAGGGGAGTCCTCTGCCGGCGGGCTCATTGATGCCGCGGTGGAGTTCAAGGCCGGGCTGATCGTGGTGGGCGCGGCCAGCAACGGCCTGTTCAAGCGGTACTCGGTGGGCAGCGTGGCCAACGCCCTGTTGCACGCCTCGCCCGTTCCGGTGGCCCTGGCGCCCCGGGGGTACCAGCGGAAAGCGCCGGTGACCCGGCTGACCCTGGCTGTTGGCCGGCGCGCCGGGGCCGACGCCGCGATTGACGTTGCCATCGATTCGGCAAAGAGGCGCGGCGTTCCCCTTCGCCTGGTCTCCCTCGTGGAACTGGACGCCGCGGGCGATGCCGGCGAGGCCGTCAATGCCGCACACATCCATGCCAACACCGTGCTGGCCGACGCCGCCGGAAAGCTGCCCGGGGGCCATGGCGCCAGCGTGATCGTGGCCCACGGCCGCACCATCGAGGAAGCCATTGACGGCCTGGAATGGGACGAGGGCGAGGTCCTGATCGTGGGCTCCTCGCGCCTGGCCCAGAAGAACCGCATGTTCCTGGGCAGCACGGCCAACAAGGTGCTGCGTGCCCTGCCGGTGCCCATGGTGGTTGTCCCGCGGGATTACGAGCGGGTCGGCCCAGCCCACGAACTCTGA
- the rarD gene encoding EamA family transporter RarD yields MSSAVPAAARPGAAPSGVVRPGSAASGSGQAGKPGGLKSVDKETTAGVLFGIGAYGLWGLLPLYFYVLQPASAVEIVANRVVWSLLFCTLLITVTRTWRVLGAAFRNRSVLLTLAIAAGLIAVNWLTYTYGVTTGQAVEASLGYFINPLVSVLLGVFVLKETLRPLQWAAVVIGFIAVIVLTFSDGKLPWIALTLAVSFGLYGFVKKRVGPRVDAITSLTVETIVLAPLAAATMIFLAVSGSASLASHGAGHFWLLVSSGVITAVPLLFFGASARRLPMTTIGLLQYFAPVLQFIVALAVFHEAMTLDRWIGFGVVWLALLVLTVDMLAVARKNSVAKKQSLRAARANT; encoded by the coding sequence GTGTCCTCCGCTGTCCCCGCTGCCGCCCGTCCCGGTGCAGCACCGTCCGGCGTGGTCCGCCCCGGCAGTGCCGCTTCCGGCAGTGGCCAGGCCGGTAAGCCAGGCGGCCTGAAGTCCGTGGACAAAGAGACGACGGCGGGTGTCCTGTTCGGCATCGGCGCTTACGGGCTGTGGGGCCTGCTTCCCCTGTACTTCTACGTGCTCCAGCCGGCAAGCGCCGTCGAAATCGTGGCAAACCGGGTGGTCTGGTCCCTGCTCTTCTGCACGCTGCTGATCACGGTCACGCGGACCTGGCGGGTCCTGGGTGCGGCGTTCCGGAACCGGTCCGTGCTCCTTACCCTGGCGATCGCGGCCGGGCTGATCGCCGTCAACTGGCTGACGTACACCTACGGCGTGACCACCGGGCAGGCCGTGGAAGCCTCACTCGGCTATTTCATCAACCCCCTCGTGTCCGTCCTGCTCGGCGTGTTCGTGCTCAAGGAGACGCTCCGCCCCCTGCAGTGGGCCGCCGTCGTCATCGGTTTTATTGCCGTGATTGTGTTGACGTTTTCCGACGGCAAGCTGCCGTGGATCGCCCTCACGCTGGCCGTCAGCTTCGGGCTGTACGGGTTCGTCAAGAAGCGGGTGGGGCCGCGGGTCGATGCGATCACCAGCCTCACGGTGGAGACGATCGTCCTCGCTCCGCTGGCGGCCGCCACCATGATCTTCCTGGCGGTCAGCGGCAGCGCCTCGCTGGCGAGCCACGGCGCCGGGCACTTCTGGCTGCTCGTCTCGTCCGGCGTCATCACCGCGGTGCCGCTGCTGTTCTTCGGTGCGTCCGCACGCCGGCTGCCCATGACCACCATCGGACTGCTGCAGTACTTCGCACCGGTGCTGCAGTTCATCGTTGCCCTGGCGGTGTTCCACGAGGCCATGACCCTGGACCGGTGGATCGGGTTCGGCGTCGTGTGGCTGGCGCTGCTCGTGCTCACCGTGGACATGCTGGCCGTCGCGCGGAAGAACTCCGTGGCGAAGAAGCAGTCCCTGCGGGCAGCGCGAGCGAACACCTAA
- a CDS encoding DNA topoisomerase IB translates to MRLRHSNATGRGYRRVAAGTGFSYRDLDGSTLPPGPVRDRLESIGIPPAWTDVWIAPFENGHIQATGLDAVGRRQYIYHPEWRERKDRVKFDRALQLAESLPAARRLVTMDLRSDGVTRQRVLAAAFRMLDSGSLRVGSERYTNENGSHGLATLLCAHVHVRKDRLKLSFPAKSGKTWESEIVDEDLAALVRVLKRRGGNARLLAYKDGRTWHPLTSADINGYVKERTGSDFTAKDFRTLRGTAAAAVGLAQGGPQKTVAARKGVISTAIQDAAAVLGNTPSIARKSYVDPRLLDHFSSGETIDPKRLESVESELRALLYREGEVVALRGGGG, encoded by the coding sequence ATGAGGCTCCGCCACAGCAACGCGACCGGCCGCGGATACCGCAGGGTGGCGGCCGGAACCGGCTTCAGCTACCGCGACCTCGACGGCAGCACGTTGCCGCCCGGGCCCGTGCGGGACCGCCTCGAAAGCATCGGCATTCCGCCGGCCTGGACGGACGTGTGGATTGCGCCGTTTGAGAACGGCCACATCCAGGCCACGGGGCTGGATGCCGTGGGGCGGCGCCAGTACATCTACCATCCCGAGTGGCGGGAGCGTAAAGACCGGGTGAAATTCGACCGTGCGCTCCAGCTCGCGGAGTCCCTGCCGGCGGCGCGCCGGCTCGTCACCATGGATCTCAGGAGCGACGGCGTCACCCGGCAACGTGTCCTGGCGGCCGCCTTCAGGATGCTGGACAGCGGATCGCTGCGTGTCGGCTCCGAGCGCTACACCAACGAAAACGGCAGCCACGGCCTGGCCACCCTGCTTTGCGCCCACGTCCACGTCCGCAAGGACCGCCTGAAGCTCAGTTTTCCGGCCAAGAGCGGCAAGACCTGGGAGTCCGAAATCGTCGACGAGGACCTGGCCGCCCTGGTCCGGGTCCTCAAGAGGCGCGGCGGCAACGCGCGGCTGCTGGCGTACAAGGACGGGCGGACCTGGCATCCGCTGACCAGCGCCGACATCAACGGCTACGTGAAGGAACGCACGGGCTCCGACTTTACCGCGAAGGACTTCAGGACGCTGCGGGGCACTGCCGCAGCGGCGGTCGGCCTGGCGCAGGGCGGTCCGCAGAAGACCGTGGCGGCACGGAAGGGCGTCATCAGCACCGCCATACAGGACGCGGCCGCCGTGCTGGGGAACACGCCGTCGATCGCGCGGAAGAGCTACGTCGACCCCCGGTTGCTGGACCACTTCTCGTCCGGCGAAACCATCGACCCCAAGAGGCTGGAGTCGGTGGAGTCGGAACTGCGCGCCCTGCTGTACCGCGAGGGCGAGGTGGTGGCCCTGCGCGGCGGCGGTGGCTGA
- a CDS encoding FAD-dependent oxidoreductase, translating into MSNSAESAAKRPLRVAIVGAGPAGVYAADILTKSNEVKDGDFEVSIDLFEAYPAPYGLIRYGVAPDHPRIKGIVNALHKVLDRGDIRFLGNVTYGRDLTLHDFRSFYDAVIFSTGAIKDADLDIPGVELEGSFGGADFVSWYDGHPDVPRDWPLDAKEIAVIGNGNVALDVARMLVKHAEELLVTEIPDNVYQGLKNSPVTDVHVFGRRGPAQVKFTPLELRELSHAKDVDIVLYPEDFEFDEASDDAIRSNNQTKTMVNTMTNWLVEEHAEAEEPSSRRLHLHFLHSPVEIYDDGGSGKVSGIKFERMQLDGTGNVKGTGEFVDYPVQAVYRAIGYHGSALDELEYDARRGVIPNEGGRVLDAEGNPVPGIYATGWIKRGPVGLIGHTKGDALETIGFLLEDRLTLPPAKNPDPQAIIDLLEERGIEYTTWEGWNRLNAHEAALGAAWSESAASDGVVRERIKVVPREEMIEISRG; encoded by the coding sequence GTGTCCAACTCAGCTGAATCCGCCGCCAAACGGCCACTCCGCGTTGCGATCGTCGGCGCCGGACCCGCCGGTGTCTACGCTGCGGACATCCTGACCAAGTCCAACGAGGTGAAGGACGGGGACTTTGAGGTCAGCATCGACCTTTTCGAGGCCTACCCCGCGCCCTACGGCCTGATCCGCTACGGCGTGGCCCCGGACCATCCCCGCATCAAGGGCATCGTCAACGCGCTCCACAAGGTGCTGGACCGCGGCGACATCCGTTTCCTGGGCAACGTCACCTACGGCCGGGACCTCACGCTGCACGACTTCCGTTCCTTCTACGACGCCGTGATTTTCTCCACGGGGGCCATCAAGGACGCCGACCTGGACATCCCGGGGGTGGAGCTTGAAGGCTCGTTCGGCGGCGCGGACTTCGTGTCCTGGTACGACGGCCACCCGGACGTCCCGCGTGACTGGCCGCTGGACGCCAAGGAAATCGCCGTGATCGGAAACGGCAACGTGGCGCTGGACGTCGCGCGCATGCTGGTCAAGCACGCCGAGGAACTCCTGGTCACCGAGATCCCGGACAACGTCTACCAGGGCCTGAAGAACTCGCCCGTGACGGACGTCCACGTGTTCGGCCGCCGCGGCCCGGCCCAGGTCAAGTTCACGCCGCTGGAGCTGCGGGAACTCAGCCACGCCAAGGACGTCGACATCGTGCTCTATCCCGAGGACTTCGAGTTCGACGAGGCCTCCGATGACGCGATCCGCAGCAACAACCAGACCAAGACCATGGTGAACACCATGACCAACTGGCTCGTGGAGGAGCACGCCGAGGCTGAGGAACCGTCTTCGCGCCGCCTGCACCTGCACTTCCTGCACAGCCCGGTGGAGATCTACGACGACGGCGGGTCCGGCAAGGTTTCCGGCATCAAGTTCGAGCGCATGCAGCTCGACGGCACCGGAAACGTCAAGGGCACGGGGGAGTTCGTCGACTACCCGGTGCAGGCCGTGTACCGGGCCATCGGCTACCACGGCTCCGCGCTGGATGAGCTGGAGTACGACGCCAGGCGCGGCGTCATCCCCAACGAGGGCGGCCGTGTCCTGGACGCCGAAGGCAACCCCGTTCCCGGCATCTATGCGACCGGCTGGATCAAGCGCGGCCCGGTGGGCCTCATCGGTCACACCAAGGGCGATGCCCTGGAAACCATCGGCTTCCTCCTGGAGGACCGGCTGACGCTGCCGCCGGCCAAGAACCCCGACCCGCAGGCGATCATCGACCTGCTGGAAGAACGCGGCATCGAATACACCACGTGGGAGGGCTGGAACAGGCTGAACGCGCACGAAGCAGCCCTCGGCGCGGCGTGGTCGGAATCAGCGGCGTCCGACGGCGTCGTGCGTGAACGCATCAAGGTTGTCCCGCGCGAGGAAATGATCGAGATCTCCCGCGGCTGA
- a CDS encoding helix-turn-helix domain-containing protein — MKNLIQPAMSGGEATELIQRRALAGHEYLDGQLERQPGMPENHAFPQTQEIPGLRRLIRESWQRSVRLQANPDVPEAPLAMDREELEDYRRQHPLATIMPVIHKLLIQPSHDSGLLVAVGDEVGRLLWVEGDPVMQRRAEGMMFVPGADWSEAKVGTSAPGTALALGRGIQISGAEHYKRSVHPWSCTAVPFQDPDSGALLGVVDITGTESAVAPHTLSLVEATVAAAQAQLRVERLQLAAAQAKAPARRRSPGSAAKPGSAPEGSLYRNSLQLLGRDQALLSIEGRTVALSARHSEILALLSTHPNGLSAEELSTLLYPGDGSSITLRAEMVRLRKILQQLSPAAVPESRPYKLTMDLLPDSGQVLNCLQRGAHRIALEIYRGAVLPRSEAPGIVELRDRVSALLREAVLTDGSAESLLKYAELPEARDDVGVRLTALKLLPPRSPKRAAVVADLERMETELSA, encoded by the coding sequence ATGAAGAACCTGATCCAGCCGGCAATGTCCGGCGGCGAGGCCACGGAGCTAATCCAGCGGCGTGCCCTGGCAGGCCACGAATACCTGGACGGGCAACTGGAACGCCAACCGGGCATGCCGGAGAACCACGCTTTTCCGCAGACACAGGAGATTCCCGGACTCCGCCGCCTAATCCGCGAATCCTGGCAGCGCTCGGTCAGGTTGCAGGCCAACCCGGACGTCCCCGAGGCGCCACTGGCCATGGACCGGGAAGAGCTGGAGGACTACCGCCGCCAGCACCCCCTTGCCACCATCATGCCCGTGATCCACAAGCTCCTCATCCAGCCCAGCCACGACAGCGGCCTGTTGGTTGCCGTCGGCGATGAAGTGGGCCGGCTGCTGTGGGTGGAAGGCGACCCCGTGATGCAGCGCCGCGCGGAGGGCATGATGTTCGTGCCCGGCGCGGACTGGTCCGAGGCCAAGGTGGGAACCAGCGCCCCCGGAACCGCGCTCGCACTCGGCAGAGGCATCCAGATCTCCGGTGCCGAGCACTACAAACGTTCCGTCCACCCGTGGAGCTGCACGGCCGTCCCGTTCCAGGACCCGGATTCGGGTGCACTGCTGGGCGTCGTGGACATCACCGGCACGGAATCGGCAGTGGCGCCCCACACGCTGTCCCTCGTGGAAGCCACCGTGGCCGCGGCGCAGGCGCAGCTGCGCGTCGAACGGCTCCAGCTGGCGGCTGCCCAGGCGAAGGCGCCCGCACGACGGCGGAGCCCCGGCTCCGCTGCCAAGCCCGGGTCTGCGCCGGAAGGCAGCCTGTACCGCAACAGCCTGCAACTGCTGGGCCGGGACCAGGCCCTGCTCAGCATCGAGGGCCGGACCGTGGCACTGTCGGCACGGCACAGCGAAATCCTGGCCCTGCTGAGCACCCACCCCAACGGCCTCAGCGCCGAGGAGCTCAGCACGCTGCTCTATCCGGGCGACGGCTCCAGCATCACACTGCGCGCCGAGATGGTGCGGCTCCGCAAGATCCTCCAGCAGCTCAGCCCTGCGGCGGTCCCGGAGTCCCGTCCGTACAAGCTGACCATGGACCTCCTGCCGGACAGCGGCCAGGTGCTGAACTGCCTCCAGCGCGGCGCACACAGGATCGCCCTCGAGATCTACCGCGGGGCTGTGCTCCCCCGGTCCGAAGCGCCGGGCATCGTGGAGCTTCGCGACCGCGTGTCCGCGCTGCTGCGCGAGGCCGTCCTGACGGACGGCAGCGCGGAGTCGCTGCTCAAGTATGCGGAACTGCCCGAGGCGAGGGACGACGTCGGCGTCCGGCTGACCGCCCTCAAGCTGCTGCCGCCGCGCTCGCCCAAGCGGGCCGCCGTCGTCGCCGATCTTGAACGGATGGAAACGGAACTGAGCGCCTGA